A region of Musa acuminata AAA Group cultivar baxijiao unplaced genomic scaffold, Cavendish_Baxijiao_AAA HiC_scaffold_1063, whole genome shotgun sequence DNA encodes the following proteins:
- the LOC103978114 gene encoding subtilisin-like protease SBT3.10 produces MASLPILSSMSLGIFLLIWSYFQWVTLGDNPSTKASVSVPSSTAKLYIVYLGERQDEDPQLVTASHHDMLSSVLGSKEKARDSIVYSYKHCFSGFAATLTPSQAHQISELAEVISVSPSRTFPLHTTRSWDYLGLRSGHQQPTGLLEKGKEGDGIIIGVVDTGIWPESRSFNDDGYGPVPSRWKGKCEVGQNFTVNHCNRKIIGARYYSKDVDPSEVARDYDSPRDANGHGTHTASTAAGSLVSDVNFHGLGASTARGGAPRARLAIYKVCWGSGICGEADVLQAIDDAVDNGVDILSLSIGGYGYFPASLGAVRKGITVVFSGGNDGPVPQTINNAVPWVITVAASTIDRSFPTDIILGNRRTLVGQSMCYASSDPGDKVLVAFDSCSVVPQYLTQLADKIVLCFDRAFAAAVDAAGETSQLLARLSQAGARGAIIARFPRSILPDCSGITCVLVDYDVGGQIANYANVETTSGRIPVAHVSPASNIVGSQVMSPRVAAFSARGPHTSYPDLVKPDITAPGVNILAAVRDGYQFMSGTSMACPHVSGIAALLKAVHPDWSPAAIKSALVTTAYTTDERGFPVEAEAIPRKLADAFDYGGGHIDPNKAADPGLVYDIHPDDYCNYFPCTNRALSLPSDDVPGLGTSGVDNKRMYDLNLPSISIPDLKETPVTVGRTVTNVGDKKSKYKAVVHSPPGVNMVVEPSVLEFKASTQKLPFKVTFRSLHKVQGGFTFGSLTWVDDGGKHTVRIPIAVRVIIVDSFSDTS; encoded by the exons ATGGCCTCCCTTCCAATTCTATCCTCCATGTCTCTGGGAATCTTTCTTCTCATTTGGAGCTACTTCCAATGGGTAACACTCGGAGATAACCCATCAACCAAGGCGAGTGTCTCTGTGCCCTCTTCTACTGCGAAGCTGTACATTGTGTATCTTGGAGAAAGACAAGACGAAGATCCACAGCTTGTGACTGCTTCCCACCATGATATGCTGTCTTCCGTACTGGGGAG CAAGGAAAAGGCTCGCGATTCAATTGTTTACAGCTACAAACATTGCTTCTCGGGCTTTGCGGCCACGCTCACGCCATCTCAAGCACACCAAATTTCAG AATTGGCGGAGGTGATCAGTGTCAGTCCAAGCCGCACTTTTCCTCTGCATACCACACGAAGCTGGGACTACCTCGGCCTACGGTCTGGCCATCAGCAACCCACAGGACTACTTGAGAAAGGCAAGGAAGGCGATGGCATCATCATCGGAGTTGTCGACACAG GCATCTGGCCGGAATCGAGAAGCTTCAACGACGACGGTTATGGCCCCGTCCCATCCCGTTGGAAAGGAAAGTGTGAAGTAGGTCAAAACTTCACCGTCAACCACTGCAACCGCAAGATCATCGGTGCAAGATACTACAGTAAAGACGTCGACCCGTCTGAGGTCGCGCGAGACTACGACTCCCCCCGTGACGCCAATGGCCATGGAACACACACCGCTTCCACCGCAGCAGGTTCTCTGGTAAGCGATGTAAACTTCCACGGTCTCGGTGCCAGTACAGCAAGAGGAGGCGCTCCTCGTGCGCGGCTAGCAATCTACAAGGTGTGCTGGGGATCAGGAATATGCGGGGAAGCCGACGTACTACAAGCCATAGATGACGCGGTGGATAACGGGGTGGACATCTTGTCACTGTCGATCGGTGGGTATGGTTATTTTCCGGCGTCACTAGGCGCGGTAAGGAAGGGGATAACGGTGGTCTTCTCTGGGGGCAACGATGGCCCGGTTCCTCAAACAATCAACAACGCGGTGCCATGGGTCATCACGGTGGCTGCCAGCACTATCGATCGCTCTTTTCCGACCGACATAATCCTTGGAAACCGACGAACTCTGGTG GGCCAATCTATGTGCTACGCGTCCAGTGATCCAGGAGACAAAGTTCTTGTAGCTTTTGACAG TTGCTCAGTGGTGCCTCAATATCTCACGCAATTAGCAGACAAGATTGTGCTATGCTTTGATCGTGCATTTGCTGCCGCCGTCGATGCTGCCGGTGAGACCTCCCAGTTGCTAGCGAGATTGTCGCAAGCCGGAGCAAGGGGAGCTATTATTGCACGATTCCCGCGCAGCATCCTCCCAGACTGCAGCGGCATTACATGCGTCCTCGTGGATTATGATGTAGGCGGACAGATAGCCAACTATGCCAACGTGGAAACTACAAG TGGGAGAATCCCCGTGGCGCATGTGAGCCCTGCATCCAACATCGTCGGGAGCCAAGTGATGTCGCCGAGGGTGGCAGCTTTCTCCGCAAGAGGGCCGCATACAAGCTATCCGGACTTAGTGAAG CCTGACATCACAGCTCCGGGAGTCAATATCTTGGCGGCAGTGAGAGATGGGTATCAATTTATGTCAGGAACTTCAATGGCTTGCCCTCATGTATCTGGAATTGCAGCTCTTCTCAAAGCAGTGCATCCCGATTGGTCTCCAGCTGCCATCAAATCAGCACTTGTCACCACCG CATATACAACCGACGAACGCGGCTTCCCAGTAGAAGCGGAAGCGATTCCTCGGAAGCTGGCCGATGCTTTCGACTATGGCGGAGGTCACATCGATCCTAATAAAGCCGCAGATCCTGGACTTGTTTATGATATCCATCCGGATGATTACTGCAACTACTTCCCGTGCACAAACCGTGCCTTGAGTCTGCCCTCGGACGACGTTCCCGGCCTCGGGACATCCGGAGTGGATAACAAACGTATGTATGACCTGAACCTGCCCTCCATCTCCATTCCCGACCTGAAGGAGACACCTGTGACGGTCGGGAGGACCGTTACTAATGTGGGCGACAAGAAATCCAAGTACAAGGCAGTAGTGCATTCTCCACCAGGTGTTAACATGGTTGTGGAGCCGTCCGTTCTGGAGTTCAAGGCTTCGACGCAGAAGCTTCCCTTTAAGGTGACCTTCAGGTCGCTTCACAAGGTGCAAGGTGGCTTCACTTTCGGAAGCTTGACTTGGGTGGATGATGGTGGGAAGCACACCGTCAGGATTCCGATCGCGGTTCGGGTGATCATCGTAGATTCCTTTTCTGACACCTCCTAG
- the LOC135666031 gene encoding zinc finger protein KNUCKLES-like, translated as MAGKKLRMDHTEGRRGFSCQFCDRIFPSKQALGGHQNSHRKEREAVKRAKTDVPLFPALSGINVHKLFPYTSSSNKRKYYCLGVFPENEPSKHDPTMRIEEEDRLQTTMGGSSSLMHNPSDVKNGGDQHEDEIDLTLHL; from the coding sequence ATGGCTGGTAAGAAGCTGAGGATGGATCATACTGAGGGAAGGAGGGGTTTCAGCTGTCAGTTCTGTGACAGGATATTCCCAAGCAAACAAGCACTTGGTGGTCATCAAAATAGCCATAGAAAGGAGAGAGAAGCTGTCAAAAGAGCCAAAACTGATGTGCCACTCTTTCCTGCACTCTCTGGTATAAATGTTCATAAGCTGTTCCCATACACTTCTTCCTCCAACAAGAGAAAGTACTACTGCCTTGGAGTATTCCCAGAAAACGAGCCTTCAAAACATGATCCTACCatgagaattgaagaagaagacagaCTGCAAACAACCATGGGAGGCTCATCATCCTTGATGCATAATCCTTCTGATGTCAAGAATGGTGGAGACCAACATGAAGATGAAATTGACCTTACTCTTCATCTTTAA
- the LOC135666029 gene encoding E3 ubiquitin-protein ligase DIS1-like, translated as MALDATYYDDMSVNPEVIDPSKHEDMVEVSEHVNDHVQHSPKPNISVASSVRELLECPVCLNAMYPPIHQCSNGHTLCSGCKPRVHNRCPTCRHELGNIRCLALEKVAASLELPCKYQSFGCLGIYPYYCKLKHESQCIFRPYNCPYAGSECTVVGDIPYLVTHLKDDHKVDMHNGSSFNHRYVKSNPHEVENATWMLTVFSCFGQFFCLHFEAFQLGTAPVYIAFLRFMGDDNEAKNYSYSLEVGGYGRKIIWQGVPRSIRDSHRKVRDSYDGLIIQRNMALFFSGGDRKELKLRVTGRIWKEQ; from the exons ATGGCACTTGATGCTACTTACTATGATGATATGAGTGTCAACCCTGAGGTTATTGATCCTTCTAAACATGAAGATATGGTGGAAGTAAGTGAGCATGTTAATGACCATGTTCAGCACTCACCAAAGCCGAATATTTCTGTTGCCAGCAGTGTGCGTGAGCTTTTAGAATGTCCTGTATGCTTAAATGCCATGTACCCTCCTATTCATCAG TGCTCAAATGGTCATACTTTATGTTCTGGATGCAAACCTAGAGTTCACAATCGATGCCCCACTTGCAGGCATGAGTTGGGTAATATAAGATGTCTCGCATTGGAGAAGGTTGCAGCATCTCTTGAATTGCCCTGCAAATATCAAAGCTTTGGTTGTTTGGGTATATATCCATACTACTGCAAACTGAAACATGAATCACAGTGCATATTTAGGCCCTACAATTGTCCCTATGCTGGATCTGAGTGCACAGTTGTTGGTGACATTCCTTATTTGGTGACTCATCTAAAAGATGATCACAAGGTCGACATGCACAATGGAAGCTCCTTCAACCACAGATATGTTAAATCTAATCCGCATGAGGTTGAAAATGCAACTTGGATGCTGACG GTTTTCAGTTGCTTTGGACAGTTCTTCTGCCTTCATTTCGAGGCATTTCAGCTGGGTACAGCCCCTGTATACATagcattcttgagatttatgggggATGATAATGAAGCTAAAAACTACAGCTATAGCCTCGAGGTTGGTGGCTATGGAAGGAAGATAATTTGGCAAGGTGTGCCTCGAAGCATAAGAGACAGCCATCGGAAGGTGAGAGACAGTTACGACGGGCTTATCATCCAGCGAAATATGGCTTTATTTTTCTCTGGAGGGGATCGGAAAGAGTTGAAGCTGAGGGTAACTGGGAGGATCTGGAAGGAACAGTGA